One window from the genome of Salvia miltiorrhiza cultivar Shanhuang (shh) chromosome 7, IMPLAD_Smil_shh, whole genome shotgun sequence encodes:
- the LOC130995819 gene encoding cell division topological specificity factor homolog, chloroplastic encodes MAISGDLRVSAALSSYRFNPLRTASHFPPSKVDCNVFVNGASSVIEAMPRCSRAVLDVHNTRCHSRRPLGVFGDYKLSQNPFGQEVEEFLLNAINMNFFERLNLAWKIIFPSPMSRKKSNANIAKQRLKMILFSDRCAVSEEAKQKIVSNVVSALSDFVEIESQDKVQLSVSTDPDLGTIYSVTVPVRRVRTEYQIDDESGSITNVQYKDTGESSGSVDVKFDFYIPSEELQGF; translated from the exons ATGGCTATTTCAGGAGATCTTAGGGTTTCCGCAGCTCTGAGTTCATACAGATTCAATCCTCTTCGCACGGCGTCGCATTTTCCCCCGTCTAAG GTTGATTGCAATGTTTTCGTCAATGGCGCATCTAGCGTTATTGAGGCAATGCCACGATGTTCGCGTGCTGTTCTTGATGTCCACAATACTCGTTGTCACTCTAGACGGCCTCTTGGAGTTTTCGGAGATTATAAGCTTTCACAAAATCCTTTCGGCCAAGAGGTTGAAGAATTTCTCCTCAACGCGATCAACATGAACTTCTTTGAACGTCTAAACTTGGCTTGGAAGATCATATTTCCATCACCCATGTCCCGAAAGAAGTCCAATGCAAACATTGCCAAGCAACGCCTGAAGATGATTCTTTTCTCAGATCGTTGTGCAGTCAGTGAAGAGGCGAAGCAGAAGATAGTAAGCAACGTTGTCAGTGCACTGTCTGATTTTGTTGAGATTGAATCGCAGGACAAAGTTCAATTGAGTGTCTCAACGGACCCAGATCTTGGCACCATCTATTCCGTCACGGTGCCTGTGCGGCGAGTGAGAACAGAATATCAAATCGACGACGAATCTGGATCCATTACGAATGTCCAATACAAAGACACCGGAGAAAGCTCGGGTTCTGTTGATGTGAAGTTTGATTTCTACATTCCCAGTGAGGAACTTCAAGGATTTTAG
- the LOC130994034 gene encoding uncharacterized protein LOC130994034 — protein MVQQNQYGGSAVEDPNTHLRQFLELCSTIKMSGVADDIIHFRLCPFSLRDKAKSWYHTLRLGANPTWEKVVHLFLRKFHPLGFTLKLKMDIVQFQQYEGESLAETWERYHEKLRKCPSHRFDEGTLVVMFYNACGERTRMFMDTAVGGSLLKKGSSETMEIIESMAATSYQWSSERVQLKKIAAASSSDPMALISTQLAEMNSRITALSMGNPEPAVEEPAGIEDADFIYGRNYGNFQCGQQDGYNRGQHYQQGGRLHPNLAYENPNNAIQPPPGFSVTTGVINEEKKPNLEELMMKFVSKSDERMEKLGSTTVALGTQMKMFETQLGQLANAFTNPHQQGQFLSNTTVNPKEHCKAINLRSGTTYEGPKMPEDESTP, from the coding sequence ATggtgcaacaaaatcaatatgGAGGTAGTGCCGTAGAGGATCCCAACACACACTTGAGGCAGTTTTTAGAGTTATGCAGTACGATAAAGATGAGCGGCGTAGCAGATGACATCATTCACTTTCGTTTATGTCCCTTCTCACTGAGGGACAAGGCTAAGTCATGGTACCACACTCTACGATTGGGAGCCAATCCTACATGGGAGAAAGTGGTGCACTTATTTCTGCGAAAGTTTCACCCTCTTGGCTTCACATTGAAGCTGAAGATGGACATTGTTCAATTTCAGCAGTATGAAGGGGAATCACTAGCAGAAACATGGGAACGGTACCATGAGAAATTaaggaagtgcccgtcccatcgctttgatgaggggactctAGTGGTCATGTTTTACAATGCATGTGGAGAGCGCACgaggatgttcatggataccGCAGTTGGAGGGTCCCTGCTAAAGAAAGGGAGCTCGGAAACAATGGAGATCATAGAAAGTATGGCCGCTACAAGTTACCAATGGTCATCCGAGAGAGTGCAGTTGAAGAAAATTGCTGCTGCGTCTAGCTCAGATCCCATGGCATTGATTtcgactcagctggcagagatgaactcgagAATTACAGCGTTATCTATGGGCAATCCTGAACCAGCTGTGGAGGAACCGGCAGGCATAGAAGATGCCGATTTCATTTATGGAAGGAACTATGGAAACTTCCAGTGTGGACAGCAAGACGGCTACAATAGAGGACAACATTACCAGCAAGGAGGGCGTCTACACCCAAATTTGGCATATGagaatcccaacaatgcaattcaacctccaccaggcttctcggtAACCACTGGAGTTATAAATGAAGAGAAAAAGCCAAATTTGGAGGAGTTGATGATGAAGTTTGTCTCCAAGTCCGACGAGAGAATGGAGAAGTTAGGGTCCACTACCGTTGCTTTGGGGACTcagatgaagatgttcgagacccaattgggtcaactAGCCAATGCTTTTACAAATCCACATCAACAAGGCCAGTTTCTGAGCAATACAACTGTCAACCCCAAAGAGCACTGTAAAGCGATCAACTTGCGGAGTGGGACTACTTATGAGGGGCCCAAGATGCCCGAGGACGAGAGTACACCGTAG
- the LOC130994035 gene encoding uncharacterized protein LOC130994035 has translation MPFTQRYQKERVKEQFSKFIEIFKKVHINIPLVEALQEMPQYAKFLKDIIKRKKRLREFKTVNLNEECSAILQWKLPAKLKHPGSFTISCTIGGQQFGKALCDLGASINLMPLSIFQRLAIGEMKPTSIALQMADRSVTYPRGIVEDVLVKVNEFIFSADFVMLDFEEDKTIPLILGRPFWPREEL, from the coding sequence ATGCCATTCACTCAGCGCTATCAGAAAGAGAGGGTGAAAGAGCAGTTCTCCAAGTTCATAGAGATCTTCAAGAAGGTGCATATTAACATTCCATTGGTGGAAGCactgcaggagatgccgcaGTATGCTAAATTCCTGAAGGATATTATCAAGAGGAAGAAGAGGCTGCGAGAGTTTAAGACGGTAAATCTCAATGAggaatgcagcgcaatcttgcagTGGAAGCTCCCAGCAAAGCTCAAACATCCAGGTAGCTTCACTATTTCCTGCACCATTGGAGGCCAACAGTTTGGGAAGGCGCTCTGCGACTTGGGGGCGAGTATCAACCTCATGCCCCTATCTATCTTTCAACGACTGGCAATTGGAGAGATGAAGCCGACGTCGATCGCgttgcagatggcagataggTCGGTGACATACCCACGGGGGATAGTGGAGGACGTTTTGGTGAAGGTCAATGAGTTCATATTCTCTGCCGATTTTGTGATGTTGGATTTTGAGGAGGACAAAACCATCCCGTTGATACTAGGGAGACCGTTTTGGCCACGAGAAGAGCTTTGA
- the LOC130995844 gene encoding mitotic checkpoint protein BUB3.3 isoform X1, with translation MNGSCLNFDSPIRDAISRIRFAPVSNNLLISSWDSSLRLFDVDKCELRFEAPNGGSAALLDCCFESESVALAANSDGSILRYDMRVGNSKAIGNHEDLATCIEYSEEKRQVISAGWDKKVQFWDPRSTSSLGCLSSLGKDVESMSLSGLLLMVAHKSSVHLYDLRYLDRSVQAKEYFMDAQIKCLRTNSELEGFVAGSIDGRVALRHVGQSNTNEGYAFRCHPKDRKGRQHLVAVNDIAFNPSLCGVVVTGDNEGYATMWDVLNRKRLVEFPRYPNSVASLACNHGGQLLAVASSYTYQEANERSNKIYSKQHEYKEYSRSRSTKRGVHTHQHKYRLFILFHVRVFASCVSARVSKSSGLLQSVWWILNLSRYNNSPELL, from the exons ATGAACGGTTCATGCTTGAATTTCGACAGCCCGATTCGAGACGCCATTTCCAGGATCCGGTTTGCTCCAGTTTCGAACAATCTTCTTATTTCCTCTTGGGATTCG AGTCTCCGACTTTTCGATGTGGATAAATGCGAGCTCAGATTCGAAGCTCCTAATGGAGGCTCGGCGGCGCTTCTAGATTGCTGTTTCGAGAGTGAATCAGTTGCTCTCGCTGCAAATTCTGATGGTTCCATTCTCAG GTATGACATGCGTGTGGGGAACAGCAAAGCAATAGGAAACCATGAAGACTTGGCTACCTGTATTGAATATTCTGAGGAAAAAC GTCAAGTAATCAGCGCCGGTTGGGATAAAAAAGTACAATTTTGGGATCCACGCTCAACTAGCTCTCTTGGATGTTTGAGTAGTTTAGGCAAGGATGTAGAATCTATGTCTCTTTCAGGATTACTTCTGATGGTTGCTCACAAGTCATCAGTGCATCTTTATGACTTGCGATACTTAGATAGATCAGTTCAAGCCAAAGAGTACTTCATGGATGCCCAAATAAAATGCCTCCGTACAAATTCAGAACTAGAAG GATTTGTAGCTGGATCAATAGATGGACGGGTTGCATTGAGACATGTTGGTCAGTCCAACACAAATGAAGG ATATGCTTTCAGATGCCATCCAAAGGATAGGAAAGGAAGACAACATCTTGTGGCAGTAAATGACATTGCATTTAATCCATC CCTATGTGGGGTCGTTGTTACTGGTGATAATGAGGGTTATGCTACAATGTGGGATGTCCTGAACAGGAAACGGTTGGTGGAG TTTCCTAGATATCCAAACAGTGTTGCATCTTTGGCATGTAATCACGGGGGGCAGCTCTTGGCGGTCGCATCAAGTTACACTTACCAGGAGGCCAATGAAAG gtcaaataaaatttattcaaaacaACATGAGTACAAGGAGTACTCAAGATCAAGAAGTACAAAGAGGGGTGTCCACACACACCAACACAAATACAGGTTATTTATTCTCTTTCATGTGCGTGTGTTTGCAAGTTGCGTCTCCGCACGTGTATCGAAAAGCTCAGGGCTACTGCAAAGCGTTTGGTGGATTCTAAATCTATCTAGATATAATAACAGTCCCGAGTTGCTGTAA
- the LOC130995844 gene encoding mitotic checkpoint protein BUB3.3 isoform X2 codes for MNGSCLNFDSPIRDAISRIRFAPVSNNLLISSWDSSLRLFDVDKCELRFEAPNGGSAALLDCCFESESVALAANSDGSILRYDMRVGNSKAIGNHEDLATCIEYSEEKRQVISAGWDKKVQFWDPRSTSSLGCLSSLGKDVESMSLSGLLLMVAHKSSVHLYDLRYLDRSVQAKEYFMDAQIKCLRTNSELEGFVAGSIDGRVALRHVGQSNTNEGYAFRCHPKDRKGRQHLVAVNDIAFNPSLCGVVVTGDNEGYATMWDVLNRKRLVEFPRYPNSVASLACNHGGQLLAVASSYTYQEANEREEQPQIFMHHLDAKHIESISASGSRKT; via the exons ATGAACGGTTCATGCTTGAATTTCGACAGCCCGATTCGAGACGCCATTTCCAGGATCCGGTTTGCTCCAGTTTCGAACAATCTTCTTATTTCCTCTTGGGATTCG AGTCTCCGACTTTTCGATGTGGATAAATGCGAGCTCAGATTCGAAGCTCCTAATGGAGGCTCGGCGGCGCTTCTAGATTGCTGTTTCGAGAGTGAATCAGTTGCTCTCGCTGCAAATTCTGATGGTTCCATTCTCAG GTATGACATGCGTGTGGGGAACAGCAAAGCAATAGGAAACCATGAAGACTTGGCTACCTGTATTGAATATTCTGAGGAAAAAC GTCAAGTAATCAGCGCCGGTTGGGATAAAAAAGTACAATTTTGGGATCCACGCTCAACTAGCTCTCTTGGATGTTTGAGTAGTTTAGGCAAGGATGTAGAATCTATGTCTCTTTCAGGATTACTTCTGATGGTTGCTCACAAGTCATCAGTGCATCTTTATGACTTGCGATACTTAGATAGATCAGTTCAAGCCAAAGAGTACTTCATGGATGCCCAAATAAAATGCCTCCGTACAAATTCAGAACTAGAAG GATTTGTAGCTGGATCAATAGATGGACGGGTTGCATTGAGACATGTTGGTCAGTCCAACACAAATGAAGG ATATGCTTTCAGATGCCATCCAAAGGATAGGAAAGGAAGACAACATCTTGTGGCAGTAAATGACATTGCATTTAATCCATC CCTATGTGGGGTCGTTGTTACTGGTGATAATGAGGGTTATGCTACAATGTGGGATGTCCTGAACAGGAAACGGTTGGTGGAG TTTCCTAGATATCCAAACAGTGTTGCATCTTTGGCATGTAATCACGGGGGGCAGCTCTTGGCGGTCGCATCAAGTTACACTTACCAGGAGGCCAATGAAAG AGAAGAGCAACCTCAGATATTCATGCATCATCTTGATGCTAAACACATTGAATCAATATCTGCTAGTGGTTCGAGGAAGACATGA